The following proteins come from a genomic window of Acidobacteriota bacterium:
- the mreD gene encoding rod shape-determining protein MreD yields the protein MATLTYTSREQIEVHRFSALATIGIPLLAIFFQAYVSSRVSFLKLFDLPLLVTIFFAVSRRNQLAGMLTGCSIGLVQDALTHLPIGIYGISKTIAGYAASSIGVKVDVDNPGSRFLMMFCFTLLHDGIYFIVSRHLLGIPADWRMLHELGSALANAIVAVPLFALMDRAKQR from the coding sequence GTGGCTACGCTCACGTACACATCGCGCGAACAGATCGAGGTACACCGATTTAGCGCCCTCGCGACGATTGGGATTCCCCTGCTCGCGATCTTTTTTCAAGCGTACGTTTCGTCCCGAGTTTCCTTCCTAAAGCTATTCGATCTTCCCCTACTCGTGACCATCTTCTTCGCGGTTTCGCGGCGTAATCAACTGGCGGGGATGCTGACCGGTTGTTCGATCGGCTTGGTGCAGGACGCACTTACGCATCTGCCTATTGGCATCTACGGAATCTCGAAAACGATCGCCGGCTACGCCGCCTCCTCGATCGGCGTGAAGGTGGATGTTGATAATCCCGGTTCGCGCTTCCTGATGATGTTCTGTTTTACCTTGCTGCATGATGGCATCTACTTCATTGTTAGTCGGCACCTGCTGGGCATACCGGCCGATTGGCGCATGCTGCACGAACTGGGTTCCGCGCTCGCAAATGCCATCGTCGCCGTGCCGCTGTTTGCGCTCATGGACCGCGCCAAGCAGCGTTAA